CAAACACTGCAGGTAAGGTGTTGAGTCCAATAATTGGTGCAGCTCTTGCAGCTTTTTTATGGTTCCTCCCGTTTTGGTTTATTCCTTTTTTTAGTTTAATTAGTGTTTTGTTAGTAGCTTTCCTTGTAAAAGTACCAAAAACAAAGGATAAAGAAGTACAAACAGTTAAGGAATTTGCCCACTGTGTAAAAGGTATTTTTAAAGAAAATGGGAAATGGCTTTTTGCCATTTTTACAGTTGGGTGTATTATCATGTTCGTTCTATTTGGAATTTTATTTTTCTTGTCGGACATGTTAGAAAAACAATATAACATTAATGGAGTAAAAAAAGGTTTAGTTTTAGCTATTCCATTACTGCCTTTATCGGTTAGTTCTTTCATATCCGGGAAGAAAATTGGTCAAAATAAAAATTTAATGAAAACGGTTATTATCGCTGGCATGGGATTAGTTACAATTTCGTTTATTGCATTAAGAGTACAACATACATTGATATTTTTAATTTCTTTCTTAGTTTTAACTGGAATAGGTATTGGGATTACCTTACCAAGTTTAGATGCTTTAATCACAGAAGGAATAGAAAAAGAAGAGAGAGGTACAATTACATCAATATATAGTGCAATGAGATTTATTGGTGTTGCAGCAGGTCCTCCAGTTTATTCATACTTAATGTCTACTAGTGAACATCTTGTCTATTACATTTCTGCAGGTTCAAGTGTGATAGCAGTTATGGTTGTGTTGCTTTTCATCCAAGTTAAGGATCTTGAGAAAGATCCAAAGCAAATGCCAAAGTTAGCGTAAAGAGACCGAATTTTTTCGGTTTCTTTTTTGTATAGAATTTTATGTTAAGAGTCAGGATAAGATAGTAAATAAAAGTGTATTATTTCCTTTATTATCCTTGTATTGATATAATTACAAACAAATTGAAAATAGAAAAAAGGAGGGTCTTCATGTCTTATTTTCATGAACAGCAAACAGATGTAAACGGTCTATCTTTGCATACCGTCTCAACAGCAAAATTCAAAACCAATACCATAGTTCTTAAGTTATTAGCCCCTTTAAATGAACAGGATGTTACATATAGAGCGCTATTACCATATGTACTTCAAAGAGGGACAAAAAATTTCCCGACTAGCACTGTTTTGAGACAACATTTGGATGAATTGTATGGCGCAACACTTCATGTAGATTTATCAAAAAAGGGTGAAAATCACATTATATCTTTTCGAATGGAAATTGCAAATGAAAAATTTTTAACAGATGCTACTCCATTATTAGAACAAGGTATTAAATTTTTATCCGAAATTTTATTGCAACCAGTTACAGAAAATGAAGCATTTCAGGATGAAATAGTTTCTCAAGAAAAACGTACCTTAAAGCAACGCATTCAATCTGTGAATGATGACAAAATGAGGTATTCAAATTTAAGACTTGTACAAGAAATGTGTAAAAATGAGCCTTATGCTTTACATGTGAATGGTGAAACCAAAGATGTAGATAAAATTGATGCAAAATCTTTGTATGAATATTATCAAAAATGCATTCAGACAGATCATATTGATCTATATGTTGTAGGGGATCTTGAACAAGATGAAGTAAAAGGGTATGTGAGTAAATATTTTACTTTTGACAACAGCCGTGAGCCTGTAGTCCAAACCCCATATAAAAAAGAAATAAAAGAAAAAGAAGTAATCGAAGAACAGGATGTAAAGCAAGGTAAGTTAAACATCGGCTATCGAACAAATAGTACGTATAAAGATGAGGATTACTATGCTCTGCAGGTCTTTAACGGAATTTTTGGTGGCTTTTCTCATTCGAAACTATTTATCAATGTACGTGAAAAAGCGAGTTTAGCTTATTATGCAGCATCAAGGGTAGAAAGTCATAAAGGATTACTAATGGTTATGTCGGGAATTGAGGTTCAAAATTATGATCAGGCAGTTTCCATTATTAAAGAACAGATGGCAGCAATGAAAAACGGAGATTTCACTGAACAAGAGTTTGAGCAAACCAAGGCTGTAATTCGAAATCAATTACTAGAAACTGTAGATACTGCTTATGGCTTAGTTGAAATTGTTTACCATAACGTTATCGCAAATATAAATCGGTCATTTGAGGACTATTTAAATGGAATTGAAAAGGTATCAAAAGAAGAAGTAACTAAAGTTGCTCAAAAGGTTGAGCTAGATACAATTTATTTCTTAAAAGGAATGGGGGGAACGGCATGACAACAAATCCTATTCGCTTCGATCAATTACAAGAATCATTATATTACGAGAAAATGTCAAATGGGCTTGATGTCTATGTGTTACCTAAAAAAGGTTTTAACAAAACTTATGCCACTTTTACGACGAAATATGGATCAATTGATAATCAATTTGTCCCTTTAAATGAAAATGAGATGATTTCTGTACCCGATGGGATTGCTCATTTTCTTGAACATAAATTATTTGAAAAGGAAGATGGAGATGTATTTCAGCAGTTTAGTAAGCAAGGTGCTTCTGCAAATGCTTTTACATCCTTCACTCGAACAGCTTATTTATTTTCAAGCACAAGCTCAGTTGAAAAAAACCTAGAAACATTAATTGATTTTGTGCAAGATCCCTATTTTTCAGAAAAAACAGTGGAGAAAGAAAAGGGAATTATCGGGCAAGAAATAAATATGTATGATGATAATCCTGATTGGCGTTTATATTTTGGATTAATTCAAAATTTGTATCAAAATCATCCTGTTAGAATTGATATTGCCGGAACCGTTGATTCTATTGCTAAAATTACGAAGGATTCCTTGTATGAATGCTATAACACGTTCTACCATCCAAGTAATATGCTCTTATTTGTTGTAGGTGCAGTTGAACCTGAGGAAATATTAAATCAGGTAAGAACTAACCAAGGTAAAAAAGATTTCACAGCTCAACCAGAAATAAAAAGGGAATTTCCAGATGAACCACTTGGGGTATTTAAAAAAATTGAGAAATTAAAAATGAATGTTCAAAGCTCAAAATGTTTAGTCGGATTGAAAGCTAAAAACCCTAATCGAGTGGGGAAAGAGTTGTTGAAATTTGAGCTTTCTATGAATATTATTCTCGATATGCTCTTCAGTAAAAGTTCAAAGCACTACGAGGAATTATATAAAGAAGGTTTAATTGATGACACATTCAGCTATGATTATACAGAAGAAAAAGGATTTGGATTTGCTATGATCGGTGGAGATACGGAAAATCCAGATCTCCTTGCAGACAAAATTAAACAAGTATTATTTAGTGCCAAAAAAGATGGTGTGGACTTCACAACATTCCAGGCGACTAAAAAGAAAAAAATTGGGGCATTTTTGAGAGCCGTTAATTCACCAGAATACATTGCCAATCAATTTACACGCTATGCATTTAATGAGATGAACCTATTTGATGTAGTCCCAATGTTAGAATCATTAACTCAAGAAGATATAACTAACGTATTACAAGAAGCAGTAGATGAAGAGTTATTTTCAGTATGTCAAGTGGTACCAAAATAATTTATTGGAGAGATCTGACTCAGTCAGATCTTTTTTCTGTATAATAGGGAAGCGGCAATTTAATTCACTTTAAAAGGAAGCTAACGGTAGTTACATAACATATAGAATGATTATTAAAGGAGTAAGTTATGGATAAATACGCACTTATAACTGGAGCGAGTGGTGACATTGGCATTGCTATCTCCAAAAAATTAATTAGTGAGGGGTATCATTTATATGTCCATTATCATCAGAATGAAAAGGTATTAAAGGAGTTAAAAGGCTTGTATAATGACAACTTAATTCTTCCGATTAAAGCTGATCTGACAAGCAAAACGGGTGTACAAGAGTTACTTGGACATATAAAGATGCCTGTTGAATTGGTTGTGTTTACTAGTGGTATGAGTCATTATGGGTTGGTAACAGATCTAAATGATGTAGAGATTGATCAAATGGTAGAACTACATATAACGAGTCCATTTCGCATAATACAAAAGCTAATACCTTCGATGATTACAAACCGTAAAGGTAATATCCTGTTTATATCCTCTATTTGGGGGATTACAGGTGCTTCTTGTGAGGTTTTGTATTCAATGGTGAAAGGTGGACAAAATGCTTATGTGAAGGCTCTCGCAAAAGAGCTTGCACCAAGTCATATTAGAGTTAATGCCATTGCACCAGGAGCGATATCTACTAAAATGCTTGCTCAATTTACGGATGAGGAAATAATTGAACTTCAAGAAGAAATTCCATTAGGAAGATTAGGCACACCTGATGAAATTGCAGAGGCTGTTATTTTTTTAGCGTCAGAAAAATCCTCTTATATTACAGGTCAAGTTATTTCCGTAAATGGTGGATGGATTTAAAAAGAAATTTGTATAAAATACTCCTCCCCTTGGAACAATAATTTTGTATCAATTAAAAAGGAGGAACTCCTATGTCTGTATTAGAAAATTGGAATGAGTGGAAAAATTTCCTTGGTGATCGTTTAGATCATGCCCAAAACGAAGGAATGAACGATCAAGTTATTTCTAACTTAGCGTTTGAAATTGGTGATTATTTAGCGAAGCAAGTAGAAGCTAAAAACCCACAAGAAAAAGTACTAGCAGATTTATGGAGTGTAGCTTCTGAACAAGAACAACATGCGATTGCAAACATGATGGTGAAACTTGTTCAAAACAATGGTTCGCACTAAGAGAGGAGAGATCCTCTCTTTTTCTTTGATAAAACGAGGGTTTGTACTTTAGTCGAGAAATCATTTTATCTTATACGTTTCTTTCTCTCTTTCTTCTTTGAGGAAAATCATTTATTATAAATAATAGTGGTTGTTAAAGAGGAGGGTTTAATTTGCCATATGAGTGGTATTTGGAATATGAAATTCAAAAGAACCGTCCCGGTTTATTAGGTGATGTGTCTTCCTTGTTAGGAATGTTGGCAATTAATATTATTACAATTAATGGTGTTGACGATTCCCGTCGGGGTCTTTTACTAAAATGTGAAAGTAATGATCAGGTCCGCAGACTTGAATCAATTTTAAATACAATGGATAACATAACTGTTACAAAGCTTAGAGTTCCAAAACTTCGTGATCGATTAGCGGTTCGACATGGTCGTTATATTCAAAGAGATGCAGACGACAAAAAAACTTTCCGGTTTGTGCGTGACGAACTTGGACTATTGGTTGATTTTATGGCAGAATTATATAAACAAGAAGGTCATAAGTTAATTGGAATTCGCGGAATGCCTCGGGTTGGAAAAACAGAATCAATTGTGGCCTCTAGTGTTTGTGCTAATAAAAAATGGTTGTTTGTTTCTTCTACGTTACTTAAACAAACCATTCGTAGCCAGTTGATTGCCGATGAATATAGTGAAGATAATGTGTTTATTATCGATGGAATTGTTTCAACGAGAAGAGGATCTGAAAAACACTTACAGCTTGTAAGAGAAATTATGAGGCTTTCTGCTACTAAGGTTGTTGAGCATCCTGATATATTTGTACAGAATACAGAGTATACAATTGATGATTTTGATTACATAATAGAAATTCGCAACGAGCCTGACGAGGAAATTACATATAAAGATGTTGAAGAGGGACCAACAATGTTCGACTCTTCAAGTCTTTCAGGATTTGACTTTTAATTATGGGGTGTTACGGTTGAGTGAACTAGGAAATCGACTGAAACAAGCAAGAGAAGAAAAGAATATGAGCTTGGACGATCTCCAGGAAATAACAAAAATTCAAAAGCGTTACTTGATAGGCATTGAGGAAGGCAATTATGCTATGATGCCTGGTAAATTTTATGCAAGAGCATTTATAAAGCAATATGCTGAAGCAGTTGATTTAGATCCGGAAATGCTGTTTGAAGAATACAAGAACGATGTACCAAGCACACACAAGGAAGATGTTCCTGAGCAGTTATCAAGAGTAAGAACACATAAACAATTGCCAAAATCTGCGTCTAAATTTATAGACTTTTTACCTAAACTTCTAACGATAGCTGTAGTTGTAGTAGTGGCTATTTTATTATGGTTATGGAGACAAGATGCAGCTGAAGACAATGCTAATAATGAAAACAAAATGGCTGAAGCAAATGATGTTGAATTTGAAATAGTAGAAAATACGACAACAACAGATGAACAGGCTAACGAAGAAGAAGCTGCCCAGGAAGAGGCGCCAAAAGAGGAAGCAGCAGAACCAGAAGAACCTGAAACACCTGCTCAAAGCCTGTCTGTAGTGGAAGGAACAACAACGACTTATGAGCTATCAGGTGCTGAAGAGTTTCAGCTGGAAGTTGTTGCAAAGGATCGGACATGGGTTAGAGTTAGAAACGGAAAAGGTAAAACATTCTATGGAGAAGAAATCCCTAAAGGTGAAACAAAAGTAAATGATCTAACTGCAGAATCAGAAATAACAATTAGAGTTGGAAATGTACCAGGGACAGACTTGAAAATTAATGGTGAGCTCCTGCAATTTCAAGATACAAAAACCACGCCACAGGACATTACCATCATTTATAAGAAAGAATAGGGGACTGACTCAGGAAGAAGAGTATGAACCACTACATTATTAGTAGAGGTTCATACTCCCTAATGGGGTCGTCCCATTTTGCATGTAAATGCTTGAGTTCAATAAAATGGAGGAATATACATGAATTTACCGAATAAAATTACCATTTCAAGGATTCTTTTAATACCAGTTTTTATGGTTATTATGTTAGTCCCATTTAACTGGGGAGAACTAACGTTTGGTTCGGAATCAATCTTAACAACTCATTTTGTAGGAGCTATTCTATTTATTGTTGCATCAACAACTGATTGGATTGATGGTTATTATGCAAGGAAATTGAATCAAGTTACGAATCTAGGGAAATTTCTGGATCCATTAGCAGACAAGCTACTCGTGTCAGCTGCTCTAATTATTTTAGTGGAGCTGGGGGCTGCACCTTCGTGGATGGTTATTCTTATCATAAGTCGAGAATTTGCAGTAACCGGTCTTCGCCTTGTGTTAGCCGGAGAAGGAGAGGTTGTGGCAGCCAACATGTTAGGGAAAATTAAGACATGGACGCAAATTATTGCCATTTCAGCTTTATTACTTAACAATTTACCATTTGAATTTATGAACATTCCATTTGCAACTATTTCTTTATGGGTTGCAACTTTCTTTACTGTTTATTCTGGATGGGACTACTTTATTAAAAATAAACA
This genomic stretch from Metabacillus sp. B2-18 harbors:
- a CDS encoding DUF3388 domain-containing protein, with translation MPYEWYLEYEIQKNRPGLLGDVSSLLGMLAINIITINGVDDSRRGLLLKCESNDQVRRLESILNTMDNITVTKLRVPKLRDRLAVRHGRYIQRDADDKKTFRFVRDELGLLVDFMAELYKQEGHKLIGIRGMPRVGKTESIVASSVCANKKWLFVSSTLLKQTIRSQLIADEYSEDNVFIIDGIVSTRRGSEKHLQLVREIMRLSATKVVEHPDIFVQNTEYTIDDFDYIIEIRNEPDEEITYKDVEEGPTMFDSSSLSGFDF
- a CDS encoding MFS transporter, yielding MGAPKKLDLLALSSVPLVMTLGNSMLIPVLPLISKKLNISAFQVSLIITVYSIVAIILIPIAGYLSDRFGRKIVMVPCLIIAGVGGAVSGWASWKIEDPYIWILIGRVLQGIGSAGAAPVVMPLVGDMFKSDEEISAGLGLTETANTAGKVLSPIIGAALAAFLWFLPFWFIPFFSLISVLLVAFLVKVPKTKDKEVQTVKEFAHCVKGIFKENGKWLFAIFTVGCIIMFVLFGILFFLSDMLEKQYNINGVKKGLVLAIPLLPLSVSSFISGKKIGQNKNLMKTVIIAGMGLVTISFIALRVQHTLIFLISFLVLTGIGIGITLPSLDALITEGIEKEERGTITSIYSAMRFIGVAAGPPVYSYLMSTSEHLVYYISAGSSVIAVMVVLLFIQVKDLEKDPKQMPKLA
- the ymfI gene encoding elongation factor P 5-aminopentanone reductase, with product MDKYALITGASGDIGIAISKKLISEGYHLYVHYHQNEKVLKELKGLYNDNLILPIKADLTSKTGVQELLGHIKMPVELVVFTSGMSHYGLVTDLNDVEIDQMVELHITSPFRIIQKLIPSMITNRKGNILFISSIWGITGASCEVLYSMVKGGQNAYVKALAKELAPSHIRVNAIAPGAISTKMLAQFTDEEIIELQEEIPLGRLGTPDEIAEAVIFLASEKSSYITGQVISVNGGWI
- the yfmF gene encoding EF-P 5-aminopentanol modification-associated protein YfmF; the encoded protein is MSYFHEQQTDVNGLSLHTVSTAKFKTNTIVLKLLAPLNEQDVTYRALLPYVLQRGTKNFPTSTVLRQHLDELYGATLHVDLSKKGENHIISFRMEIANEKFLTDATPLLEQGIKFLSEILLQPVTENEAFQDEIVSQEKRTLKQRIQSVNDDKMRYSNLRLVQEMCKNEPYALHVNGETKDVDKIDAKSLYEYYQKCIQTDHIDLYVVGDLEQDEVKGYVSKYFTFDNSREPVVQTPYKKEIKEKEVIEEQDVKQGKLNIGYRTNSTYKDEDYYALQVFNGIFGGFSHSKLFINVREKASLAYYAASRVESHKGLLMVMSGIEVQNYDQAVSIIKEQMAAMKNGDFTEQEFEQTKAVIRNQLLETVDTAYGLVEIVYHNVIANINRSFEDYLNGIEKVSKEEVTKVAQKVELDTIYFLKGMGGTA
- the yfmH gene encoding EF-P 5-aminopentanol modification-associated protein YfmH, coding for MTTNPIRFDQLQESLYYEKMSNGLDVYVLPKKGFNKTYATFTTKYGSIDNQFVPLNENEMISVPDGIAHFLEHKLFEKEDGDVFQQFSKQGASANAFTSFTRTAYLFSSTSSVEKNLETLIDFVQDPYFSEKTVEKEKGIIGQEINMYDDNPDWRLYFGLIQNLYQNHPVRIDIAGTVDSIAKITKDSLYECYNTFYHPSNMLLFVVGAVEPEEILNQVRTNQGKKDFTAQPEIKREFPDEPLGVFKKIEKLKMNVQSSKCLVGLKAKNPNRVGKELLKFELSMNIILDMLFSKSSKHYEELYKEGLIDDTFSYDYTEEKGFGFAMIGGDTENPDLLADKIKQVLFSAKKDGVDFTTFQATKKKKIGAFLRAVNSPEYIANQFTRYAFNEMNLFDVVPMLESLTQEDITNVLQEAVDEELFSVCQVVPK
- the pgsA gene encoding CDP-diacylglycerol--glycerol-3-phosphate 3-phosphatidyltransferase; translation: MNLPNKITISRILLIPVFMVIMLVPFNWGELTFGSESILTTHFVGAILFIVASTTDWIDGYYARKLNQVTNLGKFLDPLADKLLVSAALIILVELGAAPSWMVILIISREFAVTGLRLVLAGEGEVVAANMLGKIKTWTQIIAISALLLNNLPFEFMNIPFATISLWVATFFTVYSGWDYFIKNKQAFVNSK
- a CDS encoding helix-turn-helix domain-containing protein: MLRLSELGNRLKQAREEKNMSLDDLQEITKIQKRYLIGIEEGNYAMMPGKFYARAFIKQYAEAVDLDPEMLFEEYKNDVPSTHKEDVPEQLSRVRTHKQLPKSASKFIDFLPKLLTIAVVVVVAILLWLWRQDAAEDNANNENKMAEANDVEFEIVENTTTTDEQANEEEAAQEEAPKEEAAEPEEPETPAQSLSVVEGTTTTYELSGAEEFQLEVVAKDRTWVRVRNGKGKTFYGEEIPKGETKVNDLTAESEITIRVGNVPGTDLKINGELLQFQDTKTTPQDITIIYKKE
- a CDS encoding DUF3243 domain-containing protein, producing MSVLENWNEWKNFLGDRLDHAQNEGMNDQVISNLAFEIGDYLAKQVEAKNPQEKVLADLWSVASEQEQHAIANMMVKLVQNNGSH